One Penaeus monodon isolate SGIC_2016 chromosome 34, NSTDA_Pmon_1, whole genome shotgun sequence DNA segment encodes these proteins:
- the LOC119594619 gene encoding chymotrypsin-1-like, translated as MPGTIPSPKPSDVLIRAQKVESEDDGVYLDIIDVTPAISAFRRAFELRVNAKCFQYEDEPQPGFRVIGGEYTRINEYPWQVALVYRRKFFCGGSLISDRHILTAAHCVFGSFSAGISDLRVSIGDHDISTKNETEHIVGKVKHVHWNLHYNPHTTVHDIALMELEEPVTFRHGVSAVKLPSDLDDLYEGENATVTGWGRYSVRLKATNPVLKEYTGPLTNISKCVEAWDAFRGISARSPNHVCLDVTMGTPCHGDSGGPLVVCSGVQCTQIGVVSFGFPMCTNVGLPAVFTRVSHYKSWIDMNLTPLDIF; from the exons ATGCCCGGAACCATCCCCTCGCCTAAACCTAGTGAT GTTTTAATCCGCGCCCAAAAGGTCGAATCTGAGGATGATGGTGTTTACTTGGACATCATTGACGTCACGCCCGCCATTTCTGCGTTCAGGAGAG CCTTCGAGCTCCGTGTGAATGCCAAGTGCTTTCAGTACGAGGATGAGCCTCAGCCAGGATTCAGGGTCATCGGAGGGGAATACACCAGGATTAACGAATATCCCTGGCAG GTGGCTCTGGTTTATCGAAGGAAATTCTTCTGTGGCGGTTCCCTCATCAGCGACAGACACATCCTCACAGCTGCCCATTGCGTGTTTGG GAGCTTCTCTGCGGGAATTAGCGATCTCCGCGTCAGCATCGGCGACCACGACATCTCCACCAAGAATGAGACGGAGCACATCGTCGGCAAG gtgAAGCACGTGCACTGGAACCTGCACTACAACCCCCACACGACCGTGCACGACATCGCCCTCATGGAGCTCGAGGAGCCCGTCACCTTCCGCCACGGCGTCAGCGCCGTCAAGCTGCCGTCGGACCTCG acgACCTGTACGAGGGCGAGAACGCGACGGTGACCGGCTGGGGGCGCTACAGCGTGCGTCTGAAGGCCACCAACCCGGTCCTGAAGGAGTACACGGGCCCGCTGACGAACATCTCCAAGTGCGTCGAGGCTTGGGACGCTTTCCGCGGAATCTCCGCTCGCTCGCCCAACCACGTGTGTTTGGACGTTACCATGGGAACGCCGTGCCAT GGTGACTCCGGCGGCCCTCTGGTGGTGTGTTCGGGGGTGCAGTGTACCCAGATCGGCGTCGTAAGCTTTGGATTCCCGATGTGCACCAATGTAGGTCTACCCGCTGTCTTCACCCGCGTGTCACATTACAAATCTTGGATTGACATGAATCTCACGCCCCTGGACATTTTTTAA